GGCTATGTATTCGTGCTGGCCGACAGCGACACCCATCAGGCCTGCGGCATCTGCGCCATTGAGGTGGCGGTAGGGCTGCAGGACCCCTGGTATAATTTTCGCGTCGGCACGCAGGTGCATGCCTCGAAAGAGCTGGAGGTTTACAACAACCTCGCTACGCTGTCGCTGTGCAACGATCATACCGGCAGCAGCGAGCTCTGCACGCTGTTCCTCGACCCGGAACGCCGCGACGGTAAAAATGGCTATTTGCTGTCAAAATCGCGTTTCCTGTTTATCGCCGCTTTCCGCGATCGCTTTATGAAGAAGGTGGTGGCCGAAATGCGCGGCGTCAGCGACGCGCAGGGGCGATCGCCGTTCTGGGAGAGCGTTGGCAGCCACTTTTTCTCTATGGACTTCACCCAGGCCGATTTTCTGAGCGGCACTGGACAGAAAGCCTTTATCGCCGAGCTGATGCCCAAGCACCCTTTGTACGTTCACTATCTGTCGGCGGAGGCGCAGGCGGTGATTGGGCAGGTTCATCCGCAGACCGCGCCGGCCCGTGCGGTGCTGGAGGCGGAAGGCTTCCGCTATCAAAACTATGTCGACATCTTTGACGGCGGCCCCACGCTGGAATGCGATATTGAGCGTATCCGCGCGGTGCGCAAAAGCCGTCTGCTGACCGTCGAGACGATCGCGTCGGACGCCAACGTTGATGACGCCTTGCCGCTCTGCCTGGTCAGTAACGATAACTATCACCACTACCGCGTGCTGCTGCTGCCTGCCGATCCGTACAGCGG
This Mixta hanseatica DNA region includes the following protein-coding sequences:
- the astA gene encoding arginine N-succinyltransferase, which produces MMYIRPVERDDLPQLMILAGKTGGGLTSLPADSKTLAARIERSIQTWQDTLPRAEQGYVFVLADSDTHQACGICAIEVAVGLQDPWYNFRVGTQVHASKELEVYNNLATLSLCNDHTGSSELCTLFLDPERRDGKNGYLLSKSRFLFIAAFRDRFMKKVVAEMRGVSDAQGRSPFWESVGSHFFSMDFTQADFLSGTGQKAFIAELMPKHPLYVHYLSAEAQAVIGQVHPQTAPARAVLEAEGFRYQNYVDIFDGGPTLECDIERIRAVRKSRLLTVETIASDANVDDALPLCLVSNDNYHHYRVLLLPADPYSGQIRVPAAAAEILRCQPGDTLRAVPLCSEEKKA